The following proteins are co-located in the Mesorhizobium australicum WSM2073 genome:
- a CDS encoding alpha/beta hydrolase fold domain-containing protein has protein sequence MTSRGKYGPWLDPALWAYIDSVNAWYPPEIAGLPIDKQRAVYARMCRAFHQGRPPGVKATDSLVAASNRDIPVRRYRLAGATPRATGLYFHGGGFILGGLESHDDICAEICAGTGFDIVSVDYRLAPEHLHPAAFDDALAAFEWAAATSEPPLVLCGESAGGNLAAAVAQAARHHPRAAIGQVLIYPDLGGDEAIGSYVEHADAPLLSTSDAAFYRDVRSARKQSPDDPTFSPLRDRDFSGLPPTVIITAECDPLSSDGEVYRDHILEAGGKAWWHEEPRLVHSFLRARTTVPAAAEAFARIIAAVAALGRGEWPY, from the coding sequence ATGACCAGCCGCGGCAAATATGGACCATGGCTCGACCCGGCGCTCTGGGCCTATATCGACAGCGTCAACGCCTGGTACCCGCCGGAGATCGCCGGCCTGCCGATCGACAAGCAGCGCGCGGTCTACGCCAGGATGTGCCGGGCCTTCCACCAGGGCCGTCCGCCCGGGGTCAAGGCCACCGACAGCCTGGTCGCCGCTTCGAACCGTGATATCCCGGTCCGCCGTTACCGGCTCGCCGGCGCCACGCCGCGCGCGACAGGGCTCTATTTCCACGGCGGCGGTTTCATCCTCGGCGGGCTCGAAAGCCATGACGACATCTGCGCCGAAATCTGTGCCGGCACCGGCTTCGACATTGTGTCGGTCGATTACCGGCTGGCGCCCGAGCATCTCCACCCCGCCGCCTTCGACGATGCGCTGGCGGCTTTCGAATGGGCGGCGGCGACCAGCGAGCCGCCGCTCGTGCTCTGCGGTGAAAGTGCGGGCGGCAATCTGGCGGCGGCGGTGGCACAGGCCGCGCGTCACCATCCGCGCGCCGCGATCGGCCAGGTGCTGATCTATCCCGATCTCGGCGGCGACGAGGCGATCGGCTCCTACGTGGAACACGCCGATGCGCCGCTGCTGTCGACGAGCGACGCCGCCTTCTACCGCGACGTCCGCTCAGCCAGGAAGCAATCGCCCGACGATCCGACCTTCTCGCCGCTGCGCGACCGCGACTTTTCCGGCCTGCCGCCGACGGTGATCATCACGGCCGAATGCGATCCGCTGTCGTCGGACGGTGAAGTCTATCGCGACCATATCCTGGAGGCCGGGGGCAAGGCCTGGTGGCACGAGGAGCCCCGCCTCGTGCACAGTTTCCTGCGCGCCCGCACGACCGTGCCGGCCGCAGCGGAGGCTTTTGCGCGCATCATTGCGGCCGTTGCCGCGCTGGGCCGGGGGGAATGGCCCTACTGA
- the dnaQ gene encoding DNA polymerase III subunit epsilon has product MREIIFDTETTGLDSRDDRVIELGGVELVNRFPTGRTFHHYINPQGRAIHAEAQSVHGISAADLAGKPSFAEIAEEWLKFTEGAKLVAHNATFDIGFLNVEFGRLGHPPVDNGLVVDTLALARRKHPMGPNSLDALCRRYGIDNTKRTKHGALLDSELLAEVYIELIGGKQAALILDSATAPAQGGNNVRHIEIIVAERPAPLLPRLTEAERAAHAAMVATLGEKALWLKASPQEAAQALSS; this is encoded by the coding sequence ATGCGTGAGATCATTTTCGATACGGAAACCACCGGCCTCGATTCGCGTGACGACCGCGTCATCGAGCTTGGCGGCGTCGAGCTGGTCAATCGCTTTCCGACCGGCAGGACCTTCCATCATTATATCAACCCGCAAGGCCGCGCGATCCATGCCGAGGCGCAGTCCGTGCACGGCATCAGCGCGGCCGATCTCGCGGGCAAGCCGAGCTTCGCCGAAATTGCCGAGGAATGGCTGAAATTCACGGAAGGCGCCAAGCTGGTCGCCCACAACGCCACCTTCGATATCGGCTTCCTCAATGTCGAATTCGGGCGGCTCGGCCACCCCCCTGTCGATAACGGGCTTGTCGTCGACACGCTGGCCCTGGCGCGCCGCAAGCACCCGATGGGACCCAATTCGCTCGACGCGCTGTGCCGGCGCTACGGCATCGACAATACCAAGCGCACCAAGCACGGCGCCCTGCTCGATTCCGAATTGCTGGCGGAAGTCTATATCGAGCTGATCGGCGGCAAGCAGGCCGCATTGATCCTCGACAGCGCCACCGCGCCGGCCCAGGGCGGCAACAATGTCAGGCATATCGAGATCATCGTTGCCGAGCGTCCGGCGCCGCTGCTGCCCCGCCTGACCGAAGCGGAGCGCGCCGCGCACGCCGCCATGGTCGCGACGCTCGGCGAAAAGGCGCTGTGGCTGAAAGCCTCCCCCCAGGAAGCAGCCCAGGCGCTGTCCTCATAA
- the coaE gene encoding dephospho-CoA kinase (Dephospho-CoA kinase (CoaE) performs the final step in coenzyme A biosynthesis.), whose amino-acid sequence MIVLGLTGSIGMGKSTTARMFAEAGVPVHDSDETVHRLYAGKAAPLVEAAFPGTMVHGGVDRAKLGARVLGDAAALKKLEAIIHPLVRADADAFLARHRAAGESIVVLDIPLLFETGGRGRVDKVVVVTAPAEVQRQRVLARPGMSEEKLASILARQVPDAEKRRLADFVIDTGEGLDAARAAVASIIAEIKG is encoded by the coding sequence ATGATCGTGCTCGGCCTTACCGGCTCGATCGGCATGGGCAAGTCGACCACGGCCAGGATGTTCGCCGAGGCAGGCGTTCCGGTGCATGATTCCGACGAGACGGTGCACCGCCTCTATGCAGGCAAGGCCGCACCGCTGGTCGAGGCCGCCTTTCCCGGCACCATGGTTCACGGAGGCGTCGACCGCGCAAAACTCGGCGCTCGCGTGCTCGGCGATGCCGCGGCCCTGAAAAAACTCGAAGCCATCATCCACCCGCTGGTCCGTGCCGATGCCGATGCCTTCCTGGCCAGGCATCGTGCAGCGGGCGAATCGATCGTGGTCCTCGACATCCCGCTGCTGTTCGAAACCGGCGGCCGTGGCCGCGTCGACAAGGTCGTCGTGGTGACGGCGCCGGCCGAAGTCCAGCGCCAGCGCGTGCTGGCGCGGCCTGGCATGAGCGAAGAAAAACTGGCGTCGATTCTGGCCAGGCAGGTGCCGGATGCCGAAAAGCGCCGGCTGGCCGATTTCGTCATCGACACCGGCGAGGGGCTGGACGCCGCGCGTGCGGCGGTTGCTTCGATCATTGCCGAAATCAAGGGATAA
- a CDS encoding shikimate dehydrogenase has protein sequence MAETSKKAFVTGHPIKHSRSPMIHGHWLAKHGIDGSYQAIDVAPENFAEFLATLQANGYRGGNVTIPHKEAAFAGVARRDHAADEIGAVNTLWFEDGTLWGGNTDGHGFAANLDDHAPGWAANGPAVVLGAGGAARAVIHALKARGLGDIRIVNRTLARAIELRDRFGAGVSAHPLAATGELLRDAGLLVNTTALGMQGNGDLAADPKGLPAHAVVNDIVYVPLETPLLAAARARGLKTVDGLGMLLNQAVPGFERWFGVRPKVTAELRALIVADLVPKSRVPKS, from the coding sequence ATGGCTGAAACCTCGAAAAAGGCCTTCGTCACCGGCCACCCCATAAAACATTCGCGCTCGCCGATGATCCACGGTCACTGGTTGGCCAAGCATGGCATTGATGGCAGTTATCAGGCGATCGATGTGGCGCCCGAAAATTTCGCCGAATTCCTGGCGACGCTGCAGGCGAACGGTTATCGAGGCGGCAACGTCACCATCCCGCACAAGGAGGCGGCTTTTGCCGGGGTCGCGCGCCGCGACCATGCGGCCGACGAGATCGGCGCCGTCAACACGCTCTGGTTCGAGGACGGCACTTTGTGGGGCGGCAACACCGACGGCCACGGCTTTGCCGCCAATCTCGACGACCACGCTCCGGGCTGGGCGGCCAATGGCCCTGCCGTGGTGCTGGGTGCCGGGGGCGCCGCCCGTGCCGTCATCCATGCGCTGAAGGCGCGCGGCCTCGGTGATATCCGCATCGTCAATCGCACGCTCGCCCGGGCAATCGAATTGCGCGACCGCTTTGGCGCCGGGGTGTCCGCGCATCCGTTGGCGGCGACCGGCGAATTGCTGCGCGACGCCGGCCTGCTGGTCAACACCACGGCGCTGGGCATGCAGGGCAACGGGGATCTAGCCGCCGACCCCAAGGGTCTGCCCGCCCACGCCGTGGTCAACGACATCGTCTATGTGCCGCTCGAGACCCCCCTGCTCGCCGCCGCGCGGGCACGGGGGCTGAAGACGGTCGACGGGCTCGGCATGCTGCTCAACCAGGCGGTGCCCGGCTTCGAACGCTGGTTCGGCGTCAGGCCGAAGGTGACGGCTGAACTGCGCGCACTCATCGTTGCCGATCTGGTGCCCAAATCCCGGGTGCCGAAATCATGA
- a CDS encoding Maf-like protein — MTEKIVLASGSPFRKAMLVDAGVDIEAVPATLDERALEAPLQDSGASPEDVALVLAEAKATEVSERRPGALVLGCDQTLSLGDEVFHKPADVEGARRHLLALSGKTHQLNSAAVLVRDGKVLWRHVGIASMTMRKLDPAFIGRHLARVGVKALSSVGAYQVEGEGIQLFEKIEGDHFTIVGLPLLPLLAELRALGAIDG, encoded by the coding sequence ATGACAGAAAAAATCGTCCTCGCTTCAGGCAGTCCGTTCCGCAAGGCGATGCTGGTCGATGCCGGCGTCGACATCGAGGCGGTTCCCGCGACGCTGGACGAGCGGGCGCTGGAAGCGCCGTTGCAGGACAGCGGCGCCTCGCCCGAGGACGTCGCGCTGGTGCTCGCCGAAGCCAAGGCCACCGAAGTCAGCGAGCGCCGGCCCGGGGCACTGGTGCTTGGCTGCGACCAGACGCTGTCCTTGGGTGACGAGGTGTTCCACAAGCCGGCCGACGTGGAGGGCGCGCGCCGCCATCTCCTGGCGTTGTCGGGCAAGACCCATCAGCTCAACAGCGCCGCCGTTCTGGTGCGCGACGGCAAGGTGCTGTGGCGCCATGTCGGCATCGCCTCGATGACCATGCGCAAGCTCGACCCCGCCTTCATCGGCCGGCATCTGGCTCGGGTCGGCGTCAAGGCATTGTCGAGTGTCGGCGCCTACCAGGTCGAGGGCGAAGGCATCCAGCTGTTCGAAAAAATCGAAGGCGACCATTTTACCATTGTCGGCCTGCCGCTGCTGCCGTTGCTGGCGGAACTGCGCGCACTGGGAGCCATCGATGGCTGA
- a CDS encoding pyruvate, water dikinase regulatory protein: MNKPQSFFHLHLISDATGETLLAAGRAASAQYKDARAIEHIYPLIRTEKQIAKVFEDIEEEPGIILYTVVDQKLARGIDERCAAMGLPCVSVLEPVLTVFQSYLGTPAGRRVGAQHVLDAEYFRRIDALNFTMDHDDGQLPANMDDADVVLIGISRTSKTPTSIYLANRGIKTANIPIVLGVPVPESLVSARAPLVVGLIATAERISHVRQNRILGNSSTYVPTEYVDRAAINEELAYARQICTRHGWPMIDVSRRSIEETAAAIVALRGKNR, translated from the coding sequence GTGAACAAACCCCAGAGCTTCTTTCACCTGCATCTGATTTCCGATGCCACGGGCGAAACCCTGCTCGCCGCCGGCCGCGCGGCTTCAGCGCAATACAAGGATGCACGCGCCATCGAGCACATCTACCCGCTCATCCGCACCGAAAAGCAGATAGCCAAGGTGTTCGAGGACATAGAGGAGGAGCCGGGCATCATCCTCTACACGGTGGTCGACCAGAAGCTGGCACGCGGCATCGACGAACGCTGCGCGGCCATGGGTCTGCCCTGTGTGTCCGTGCTGGAGCCAGTGCTGACGGTCTTCCAGTCCTATCTCGGGACGCCGGCCGGCCGCCGCGTCGGCGCCCAGCATGTGCTCGACGCCGAATATTTCCGGCGCATCGATGCGCTCAACTTCACCATGGACCATGATGACGGCCAGCTGCCGGCAAACATGGATGACGCCGATGTCGTGCTGATCGGCATTTCACGCACCTCGAAGACGCCGACCAGCATCTATCTCGCCAACCGCGGCATCAAGACCGCCAACATCCCGATCGTGCTCGGCGTGCCGGTGCCAGAAAGCCTGGTCAGCGCCAGGGCGCCGCTGGTCGTGGGGCTGATCGCCACCGCCGAGCGCATCTCGCATGTGCGCCAGAACCGTATCCTCGGCAATTCGAGCACCTATGTGCCGACCGAGTATGTCGACCGCGCCGCCATCAACGAGGAACTCGCCTACGCCCGCCAGATCTGCACCCGCCATGGCTGGCCGATGATCGACGTCAGCCGCCGCTCGATCGAGGAAACGGCGGCGGCGATCGTTGCCCTGCGGGGGAAGAACAGATAA
- the hemE gene encoding uroporphyrinogen decarboxylase encodes MPARRIMLDVLKGEAVFPPPLWMMRQAGRYLPEYRETRRRAGSFLDLCYDPELAVEVTLQPIERFGFDASIVFSDILVVPHALGRDVRFEEGRGPLLTPISAAEIPALGSDVFHVNLEPVYETLRRLRAKLPDETTLIGFCGAPWTVATYMIAGHGTPDQAPARLFAYREPAAFRQLLKVLADHSASYLIRQIEAGADVVQIFDSWSGVLDDASFERFCVEPVAEIVRQVRAVHPGVPIIGFPKGAGARYQSYREKTGVTGLGIDWTVPLEAAKALQRQGAVQGNLDPLRLVAGGQALADGVEAILQALGNGPLIFNLGHGITPETPVAHVEAMVKQVRSAAR; translated from the coding sequence ATGCCTGCAAGACGGATCATGCTGGATGTGCTGAAAGGCGAGGCGGTGTTTCCTCCTCCGCTATGGATGATGCGACAGGCCGGGCGCTATCTGCCGGAATACCGTGAGACGCGAAGACGGGCCGGCTCGTTCCTTGATCTCTGCTACGATCCCGAGCTTGCCGTGGAAGTGACGCTGCAGCCGATCGAGCGCTTTGGCTTCGACGCTTCGATCGTGTTTTCGGACATCCTTGTCGTTCCCCATGCGCTTGGCCGCGACGTGCGCTTCGAGGAAGGGCGTGGGCCGCTCCTGACGCCGATTTCGGCGGCCGAGATTCCGGCGCTGGGAAGCGATGTGTTTCACGTGAATCTCGAACCGGTCTACGAGACGCTTCGCCGGCTGCGGGCGAAATTGCCCGACGAAACGACGCTGATCGGCTTTTGCGGCGCCCCGTGGACGGTGGCGACCTATATGATCGCCGGCCACGGCACCCCGGACCAGGCGCCGGCGAGGCTGTTCGCCTACCGCGAGCCGGCGGCGTTTCGGCAGCTGCTGAAAGTGCTCGCCGACCATTCGGCGTCCTATCTGATCCGGCAGATCGAGGCCGGTGCGGATGTCGTGCAGATTTTCGATTCATGGTCGGGGGTGCTCGACGATGCCTCGTTCGAACGCTTCTGCGTCGAGCCGGTGGCCGAGATCGTCAGGCAGGTTCGGGCGGTTCATCCCGGCGTGCCGATCATCGGTTTTCCCAAGGGCGCCGGCGCCCGCTACCAGAGCTACCGCGAGAAGACCGGCGTGACGGGGCTGGGAATCGACTGGACGGTGCCGCTGGAGGCCGCGAAGGCGTTGCAGCGGCAAGGCGCCGTCCAGGGCAATCTCGATCCGTTGCGGCTGGTCGCCGGCGGCCAAGCGTTGGCCGATGGCGTCGAGGCGATCCTCCAGGCGCTGGGGAACGGGCCGCTGATCTTCAATCTCGGCCACGGCATCACGCCGGAGACGCCGGTGGCGCATGTCGAGGCGATGGTGAAACAGGTTCGGAGCGCGGCACGCTGA
- the hemJ gene encoding protoporphyrinogen oxidase HemJ, producing MADRNNTNSTGQAMKRMVVGIAVLIVLTALLFFFAPESFYPWAKAIHILAVISWMAGMLYLPRLFVYHVDAQKGSVQSETFKVMERRLLRGIINPAMILTWVFGLWLAWKIFAFQGGWLHAKIGLVLILSGIHGYLAAAVRKFAEDRNEKPARHWRIVNEIPTLLMIAIVILVVVKPF from the coding sequence ATGGCTGACAGAAATAACACCAACAGCACCGGCCAGGCGATGAAGCGCATGGTCGTTGGCATCGCTGTCCTGATCGTTCTCACCGCGCTTTTGTTTTTCTTCGCGCCGGAAAGCTTCTACCCCTGGGCAAAGGCGATCCATATCCTCGCCGTCATCTCCTGGATGGCTGGGATGCTTTATCTGCCGCGGCTGTTTGTCTATCACGTCGATGCGCAGAAGGGCTCCGTGCAGTCGGAGACTTTCAAGGTGATGGAGCGGCGCCTGCTGCGCGGCATCATCAATCCGGCGATGATCCTCACCTGGGTATTCGGGCTGTGGCTGGCCTGGAAGATCTTTGCGTTCCAGGGCGGCTGGCTGCATGCCAAGATCGGCCTGGTGCTGATTTTGTCGGGCATTCACGGCTATCTGGCCGCCGCAGTGCGCAAATTCGCCGAGGACCGCAACGAAAAACCGGCACGGCACTGGCGGATCGTCAATGAGATTCCCACATTGCTGATGATCGCAATCGTGATCCTGGTCGTCGTGAAGCCCTTCTGA
- the rho gene encoding transcription termination factor Rho: MQEMKLTEFKNKKPPELIAYAESLEVENASVMRKQELMFAILKKLAAQDIEIIGDGVVEVLQDGFGFLRSANANYLPGPDDIYISPSQIRRFSLKTGDTVEGPIRSPKEGERYFALLKVNTINFDDPEKIRHKIHFDNLTPLYPTSRLKMEVDNPPGKDISPRVIDLVAPIGKGQRALINAQPRTGKTVLLQNIAHSITANHPECYLIVLLIDERPEEVTDMQRSVKGEVISSTFDEPAVRHVQVAEMVIEKAKRLVEHGRDVVILLDSITRLGRAYNTVVPSSGKVLTGGVDANALQRPKRFFGAARNIEEGGSLTIIATALIDTGSRMDEVIFEEFKGTGNCEIQLDRKVADKRIYPAIDILKSGTRKEDLLVSRQDLQKIFVLRRILAPMGTTDAIEFLIDKLKQTKTNGDFFDSMNT, translated from the coding sequence ATGCAAGAAATGAAACTCACCGAGTTCAAGAACAAGAAGCCGCCAGAGCTGATCGCTTATGCCGAATCGCTCGAGGTCGAGAACGCCAGCGTCATGCGCAAGCAGGAACTGATGTTCGCGATCCTGAAGAAGCTCGCCGCCCAGGACATCGAGATCATCGGTGACGGCGTGGTCGAGGTGCTGCAGGACGGTTTCGGCTTCCTGCGCTCCGCCAATGCCAACTATCTGCCAGGTCCCGACGACATCTACATCTCGCCGTCGCAGATCCGGCGCTTTTCGCTGAAGACCGGCGATACGGTCGAAGGGCCTATCCGCAGCCCGAAGGAGGGCGAGCGCTATTTCGCGCTGCTCAAGGTCAACACGATCAATTTCGACGATCCCGAAAAGATCCGCCACAAGATCCACTTCGACAATCTGACGCCGCTCTACCCGACCTCGCGGCTGAAGATGGAGGTCGACAATCCGCCCGGCAAGGACATCTCGCCTCGCGTCATCGACCTGGTGGCGCCGATCGGCAAGGGCCAGCGCGCGCTGATCAACGCACAGCCGCGCACCGGCAAGACGGTGCTGTTGCAGAACATCGCGCACTCGATCACCGCCAATCATCCGGAATGCTACCTGATCGTGCTGCTGATCGACGAGCGGCCCGAGGAAGTCACCGATATGCAGCGTTCGGTCAAAGGCGAAGTCATCTCCTCGACCTTCGACGAGCCGGCGGTGCGCCACGTCCAGGTCGCCGAAATGGTCATCGAGAAGGCCAAGCGGCTGGTCGAGCACGGCCGCGATGTGGTGATCCTTCTGGATTCGATCACTCGCCTGGGCCGCGCCTACAACACCGTCGTGCCGTCCTCCGGCAAGGTGCTGACCGGTGGTGTCGACGCCAATGCGCTGCAGCGCCCAAAGCGTTTCTTCGGCGCCGCGCGCAACATCGAGGAAGGCGGCTCGCTCACCATCATCGCCACCGCGCTGATCGACACCGGCAGCCGCATGGACGAAGTCATCTTCGAAGAGTTCAAGGGCACCGGCAACTGCGAAATCCAGCTCGACCGCAAGGTGGCGGACAAGCGCATCTATCCGGCCATCGACATCCTCAAATCCGGCACCCGCAAGGAAGACCTGCTGGTGTCGCGCCAGGACCTGCAGAAGATCTTCGTGCTGCGCCGCATCCTGGCGCCGATGGGAACCACCGACGCGATCGAGTTCCTGATCGACAAGCTGAAGCAGACCAAGACCAACGGCGATTTCTTCGATTCGATGAACACGTAA
- a CDS encoding thioredoxin domain-containing protein produces MTLPAQNLLADEASPYLQQHSGNPVHWRGWSPASLEEAKALDRPILLSVGYAACHWCHVMAHESFENDDVAAVMNRLFVNIKVDREERPDIDQIYMAALSSMGEQGGWPLTMFLTPDGKPFWGGTYFPREPRYGRPGFIQVMEAVDKAWREKRTSLHQSADGLTSHVEARLSATHSKALLDRDMLSDLAGRVSGMIDRDRGGLAGAPKFPNAPFMQTLWLSWLRDGNAAHRDDVLVSLEHMLSGGIYDHIGGGLSRYSTDAEWLVPHFEKMLYDNAQLIRFCNWALAATGNDLFRVRIEDTVGWLLREMRVEGGAFAASLDADSDGEEGLFYTWSRGEIESVLGDDSTLFFKYFSLSSPPGWEGKPVLHQTLSQQAFGVADRERLVPLKTRLLTVREQRVRPGLDAKTLTDWNGLMIAALAEAGRSLARPDWIEAAAKAFAHIGKAGRDGRLPHSMLGVRKLFPALSSDYAAMTNAAISLFEATEDWSYVEQASQFLGQLDHWHADVEGTGYYLTASDSTDVPIRIRGDVDEAIPSATSQIIEAQVRLASITGNLDLQEKAWKTAEHAAGRAAHQAYGQAGIVNACALALEPLKLVIVDGLEDPKLIPVANRNPDPRRVDIVVPIGTAANRPLLPGGILPPTNRRGAWLCTGQVCLPVVADADELEGLLRRK; encoded by the coding sequence GTGACATTGCCCGCGCAAAACCTGCTTGCCGACGAGGCCAGCCCCTATCTGCAGCAGCACAGCGGCAATCCCGTGCATTGGCGGGGATGGTCACCGGCATCGCTGGAAGAGGCAAAGGCGCTGGACAGGCCTATCCTGCTCTCCGTCGGATACGCCGCCTGCCACTGGTGCCATGTCATGGCCCATGAAAGCTTCGAGAATGACGACGTCGCCGCCGTCATGAACCGTCTGTTCGTCAATATCAAGGTCGACCGCGAGGAGCGACCCGACATCGACCAGATCTATATGGCGGCCCTGTCCTCGATGGGCGAGCAAGGCGGCTGGCCGCTCACCATGTTCCTGACGCCCGATGGCAAACCGTTCTGGGGCGGCACCTATTTCCCGCGCGAGCCGCGCTATGGCCGTCCGGGGTTCATCCAGGTGATGGAAGCGGTCGACAAGGCCTGGCGCGAGAAGCGGACAAGCCTGCACCAGAGCGCCGACGGCCTGACCTCGCATGTCGAGGCGCGGCTCTCGGCCACGCATTCCAAGGCGCTTCTCGATCGCGATATGCTGTCCGACCTTGCCGGTCGCGTCAGTGGCATGATCGACCGCGACCGCGGTGGGCTCGCCGGCGCGCCGAAATTCCCGAACGCGCCGTTCATGCAGACGCTGTGGCTGTCCTGGCTGCGCGACGGCAATGCCGCGCATCGCGACGACGTCCTCGTCAGCCTGGAGCATATGCTGAGCGGCGGCATCTACGATCATATTGGCGGCGGGCTCAGCCGCTACTCGACGGACGCCGAATGGCTGGTGCCGCATTTCGAGAAAATGCTCTACGACAATGCGCAGCTCATCCGCTTCTGCAACTGGGCCCTTGCGGCGACCGGCAATGATTTGTTCCGGGTCCGGATCGAGGACACGGTCGGCTGGCTGCTGCGCGAAATGCGTGTCGAAGGCGGCGCCTTCGCCGCCAGCCTCGATGCCGATAGCGATGGCGAGGAAGGCCTGTTCTACACCTGGAGCAGGGGGGAGATCGAATCTGTTCTTGGAGACGATTCAACCTTGTTTTTCAAGTACTTCAGCCTTTCCAGCCCGCCCGGATGGGAAGGTAAGCCGGTGCTCCATCAGACCCTCTCCCAGCAGGCGTTTGGTGTTGCCGACCGGGAGCGGCTTGTCCCGCTCAAGACAAGGCTTCTCACTGTCCGGGAACAACGCGTCAGGCCGGGCCTGGACGCAAAGACCCTTACCGACTGGAACGGCCTGATGATCGCCGCCCTCGCCGAGGCGGGGCGTTCGCTGGCGCGGCCGGATTGGATCGAGGCCGCGGCCAAGGCCTTTGCCCATATCGGCAAAGCCGGCCGCGACGGTCGCTTGCCGCATTCCATGCTTGGTGTCCGGAAACTGTTTCCCGCACTGTCGAGCGACTATGCCGCCATGACCAACGCGGCAATCTCGCTGTTCGAGGCCACCGAGGACTGGAGCTACGTCGAGCAGGCCAGCCAGTTCCTTGGACAGCTCGACCATTGGCACGCCGACGTGGAAGGCACGGGCTATTATCTGACTGCCTCGGACAGCACCGACGTGCCGATCCGCATCCGGGGCGATGTCGACGAGGCCATCCCCTCGGCCACCAGCCAGATCATCGAGGCGCAGGTCCGGCTGGCTTCTATTACCGGCAACCTCGACTTGCAGGAGAAGGCGTGGAAAACGGCCGAGCATGCTGCCGGACGAGCGGCGCACCAGGCCTATGGCCAGGCGGGTATCGTCAATGCCTGCGCGCTTGCCCTCGAGCCGCTGAAACTGGTCATCGTGGACGGGCTGGAGGATCCGAAGCTTATTCCGGTGGCGAATCGAAACCCGGATCCGCGTCGCGTCGATATCGTGGTGCCAATCGGTACGGCGGCGAATCGACCCTTGCTCCCCGGCGGAATCCTGCCTCCGACCAACCGGCGCGGCGCCTGGTTGTGCACCGGCCAGGTCTGCCTGCCGGTGGTTGCGGATGCTGACGAATTGGAAGGATTGTTGCGGCGAAAGTGA